In Calonectris borealis chromosome 20, bCalBor7.hap1.2, whole genome shotgun sequence, a genomic segment contains:
- the LOC142090986 gene encoding ankyrin repeat domain-containing protein 40-like: MSGAAEARELEERLREAAALGDVEEVRRLLGAGADINSRNEINGWTCLHWACKRNHAQVVSCLLDAGADKEILTAKGELAAQLTSKPDIRKILGEEETKCQGVKDLNLPIVANYLANPPFPYVYTEESIPGSLAESQNESASISSASQCETSPCSSATQVESICTPTSCNSEDDFPALDAAEQLPAPSATVAAPKCIEPEVQHGPVCQPSLPHSRGLFSPVASQQAVPLQTDSSPTGPAPAFQPFFFTGTFPYNMQELVLKVRVQNLRDNDFIEIELDRQELTYQDLLRVSCCELGVNPEQVEKIRKLPNTLVRKDKDVARLQDFQELELVLVKSDSSPFRNAASTLTERPCYNSRASKLTY; encoded by the exons ATGAGCGGCGCCGCGGAGGCGCGGGAGCTGGAGGAGCGgctgcgggaggcggcggcgctgggggacGTGGAGGAGGTGCGGCGGCTGCTGGGCGCGGGGGCGGACATCAACTCCCGCAACGAAATCAACGGCTG GACCTGTTTGCACTGGGCCTGTAAGCGGAACCATGCTCAGGTGGTCTCCTGCCTGCTGGATGCTGGTGCAGATAAGGAGATCCTCACCGCTAAAGGAGAGCTGGCTGCACAGTTAACTTCAAAACCAGACATCCGGAAGATTTTGGGAG AGGAAGAAACTAAATGTCAAGGAGTGAAGGATTTAAATTTGCCAATTGTTGCGAACTACTTGGCCAACCCACCATTCCCTTACGTTTACACTGAAGAAAGCATTCCAGGCAGCTTGGCAGAATCCCAGAATGAAAGCGCTTCCATCTCTTCTGCTTCCCAGTGTGAAACTAGTCCTTGTTCATCAGCAACTCAGGTTGAGAGCATATGCACACCTACATCGTGCAACAGCGAAGATGATTTTCCTGCACTAGACGCTGCAGAACAGCTGCCCGCCCCGTCAGCAACTGTCGCAGCACCAAAATGCATCGAGCCTGAAGTACAGCACGGCCCCGTTTGCCAGCCGTCCTTGCCTCACAGCAGAGGTCTGTTCTCTCCGGTAGCATCCCAGCAGGCTGTACCTCTGCAAACCGACAGCTCACCTACTGGTCCCGCACCAGCCTTTCAGCCCTTTTTCTTTACTGGAACTTTCCCATATAACATGCAAG AACTTGTGCTTAAGGTGAGAGTCCAGAACCTCAGAGACAATGACTTCATTGAAATTGAACTGGACAGACAAGAACTGACCTATCAAGATCTGCTCAGAGTGAGTTGCTGTGAATTGGGTGTTAATCCAGAACAAGTAGAGAAGATCAGAAAATTACCTAATACACTAGTAAGAAAG GACAAGGATGTTGCCAGACTTCAAGACTTCCAAGAGCTGGAATTAGTTCTTGTGAAAAGTGACAGCTCTCCTTTCAGAAATGCTGCATCAACTTTGACCGAGAGACCATGCTACAATAGTAGAGCATCAAAGCTGACTTACTGA